One genomic segment of uncultured Desulfobacter sp. includes these proteins:
- the trpD gene encoding anthranilate phosphoribosyltransferase, producing MDFTDYLNTIVSGQNLSQEQMADMLDTIFSGQATESQVGAFMAALATKGETFEELAGAARAMRTKAVRVQTLAKKVIDTCGTGGDASGSFNISTTTAFVIAGAGVTVAKHGNRSVTSKCGSADVLEELGINLSVDPEIVEEAINEIGIGFMFAPLYHGSMKYAMKARTECKIRSIFNMLGPLTNPAAASCQILGVYAPELTEMFGKALDLLGVEKAFVVHGHDGMDEMTTTDLTRVTELNDGMIKTYDVDPLTYFDEYADPKDLLGGDVKRNAAITRAILSGGKGPKQDIVLLNAGAGLVAADAAPTIEKGIEMALKSIETGAAMEKLEQLADYTRDNS from the coding sequence ATGGATTTTACAGATTACCTGAATACCATAGTAAGCGGACAAAATCTTAGCCAGGAGCAGATGGCAGACATGCTGGACACCATTTTCTCAGGCCAGGCCACCGAATCCCAGGTCGGTGCATTCATGGCCGCCCTGGCCACAAAGGGGGAGACATTTGAGGAACTGGCAGGAGCGGCCCGGGCCATGCGGACCAAAGCGGTTCGTGTTCAAACCCTTGCCAAAAAGGTCATTGACACCTGCGGCACAGGCGGTGACGCCTCGGGGTCATTTAATATTTCCACCACAACGGCCTTTGTTATTGCAGGCGCCGGCGTAACTGTGGCAAAACACGGCAACCGGTCAGTCACCAGCAAATGCGGGTCCGCGGATGTACTTGAAGAACTTGGGATTAATTTAAGTGTGGATCCTGAAATTGTGGAAGAGGCCATCAACGAGATCGGCATTGGTTTCATGTTTGCACCCCTGTACCACGGCTCCATGAAGTACGCCATGAAAGCCCGGACAGAATGCAAAATCAGAAGCATTTTCAACATGCTCGGACCATTGACCAACCCGGCAGCCGCCTCATGTCAAATCCTTGGGGTATATGCACCGGAATTGACGGAAATGTTTGGAAAAGCATTGGATCTGCTGGGTGTGGAAAAGGCCTTTGTGGTCCACGGCCATGACGGCATGGATGAGATGACCACCACAGACCTGACCCGTGTAACGGAACTCAATGACGGCATGATTAAAACCTATGATGTGGACCCCTTGACCTATTTTGACGAATACGCCGACCCCAAGGATCTTTTGGGCGGCGATGTCAAACGCAATGCCGCCATCACCCGGGCCATTCTTTCTGGAGGAAAGGGCCCGAAACAAGATATTGTCCTGCTCAATGCAGGGGCCGGCCTTGTGGCCGCAGATGCCGCCCCCACCATTGAAAAGGGTATTGAGATGGCTTTAAAATCCATTGAAACAGGGGCTGCCATGGAAAAACTTGAACAGCTGGCAGATTATACCAGGGATAACTCGTAA
- a CDS encoding aminodeoxychorismate/anthranilate synthase component II: protein MKTAIIDNYDSFTFNLVHYVLHTGAQAEVFRNDKISVAELEGLGFDAVILSPGPGRPEDAGICLELVQKLSGKIPILGVCLGHQTIAQSFGGTIIHAKTIMHGKTSMVEANGKHIFSGINKPFNVMRYHSLAVQESDLPDCLEVTARTLDGEIMGIKHKEHPTQGVQFHPESFMTTVGKRLIRNFIKGA from the coding sequence ATGAAAACAGCAATAATAGACAACTACGATTCCTTTACCTTTAACCTGGTACATTATGTACTGCATACAGGGGCCCAGGCAGAGGTTTTCAGAAATGATAAGATCAGTGTGGCAGAACTTGAGGGATTAGGATTTGATGCCGTTATCCTGTCACCCGGGCCGGGCAGGCCTGAGGATGCGGGCATCTGCCTTGAACTTGTACAAAAGCTGTCAGGAAAAATCCCTATCCTTGGTGTATGTTTAGGGCACCAGACCATTGCCCAGAGTTTTGGCGGCACCATTATCCATGCCAAGACCATTATGCATGGCAAAACATCCATGGTGGAAGCAAACGGTAAACACATTTTTTCAGGCATCAACAAGCCCTTTAATGTAATGCGTTACCACTCCCTGGCGGTTCAGGAATCGGATCTGCCCGACTGTCTGGAAGTGACGGCCAGAACCTTGGACGGAGAAATCATGGGCATTAAACACAAAGAGCACCCCACCCAGGGAGTTCAGTTCCACCCGGAATCTTTCATGACCACCGTGGGCAAACGGCTGATCAGAAATTTCATCAAAGGAGCATGA
- a CDS encoding LysM peptidoglycan-binding domain-containing protein: MKKETSQKKNEPGVSALGTGTSLLKKNEFTMIIIAALVVTALVFFFFFSGSSTQESSEQEAVLTNGEDQIVPGFEDRISALEISLAKIASSSGSNENQATSRAMSDLDGRITRIETALNLKLDTLIERVDKLENRLRKLAVVASTPPPKIAVKPEPKVKKPALAPKKKVQVTKKKVDTPKAETPKKTGQFHTVQKGETLWSISQKYETSVAAIRKLNNLTPEDKIYPGSNLLVK; the protein is encoded by the coding sequence ATGAAAAAAGAGACAAGCCAGAAAAAAAATGAACCTGGGGTATCTGCCCTTGGGACGGGTACCTCATTGCTGAAAAAAAATGAATTTACCATGATTATTATCGCCGCCCTGGTGGTTACAGCCCTGGTTTTCTTCTTTTTTTTCAGCGGATCATCTACACAAGAGAGCAGTGAACAGGAAGCTGTTTTAACGAACGGAGAAGATCAGATCGTCCCGGGGTTTGAGGATCGCATCTCCGCTCTTGAGATCTCTTTGGCCAAAATCGCATCTTCTTCGGGTAGTAATGAAAATCAAGCTACATCACGGGCCATGTCCGACCTTGATGGACGAATCACACGAATTGAAACAGCATTAAATCTAAAGCTTGACACCTTGATTGAGCGTGTGGACAAACTAGAAAACCGATTAAGAAAATTGGCTGTTGTTGCCTCTACGCCCCCCCCAAAAATAGCTGTCAAACCCGAGCCTAAAGTGAAGAAGCCGGCACTTGCGCCTAAGAAAAAAGTTCAGGTGACAAAGAAAAAAGTTGATACACCAAAAGCTGAGACTCCAAAAAAGACCGGCCAGTTTCATACGGTTCAAAAGGGTGAGACCCTGTGGTCTATTTCTCAGAAATATGAAACCAGCGTAGCAGCCATACGCAAGTTGAATAATCTGACACCTGAGGATAAAATATATCCCGGGAGTAATTTATTGGTCAAATAG
- a CDS encoding phosphoribosylanthranilate isomerase has product MAQFPPPIWQIPDQRHNVLVKICGLTLVDNALDCVKAGADIIGLVFFEKSPRHVSTATAREIARALPQGVPACGVFVNETFDTIMQTVSACGLGIVQLHGAETPELADRLSAQNLVVTKAFFAARPPKIYETEKYKSADFCLAEYGKGILPGGNAETWDYDQALEMAKKVRLMLAGGLNPENVADAVAKTHPYAVDVSSGVEKAKGIKDISKVKAFIRAAKSVSI; this is encoded by the coding sequence ATGGCTCAATTTCCTCCACCGATATGGCAGATACCTGACCAAAGGCACAACGTGCTTGTAAAGATATGCGGCCTGACCCTTGTGGACAATGCCCTTGACTGCGTGAAAGCCGGCGCGGATATCATCGGACTTGTTTTTTTTGAAAAAAGTCCCCGGCATGTGAGCACAGCCACAGCCCGGGAAATTGCCCGGGCCCTTCCCCAAGGCGTGCCGGCCTGCGGGGTGTTTGTCAACGAAACCTTTGACACGATTATGCAGACCGTTTCTGCCTGCGGGCTTGGAATTGTACAGCTGCACGGCGCAGAAACACCTGAACTTGCGGACCGCTTATCGGCCCAAAACCTTGTGGTGACCAAAGCTTTTTTTGCAGCAAGGCCCCCCAAAATTTATGAGACGGAAAAATACAAATCTGCGGATTTTTGTCTGGCCGAGTACGGCAAAGGGATACTTCCCGGGGGAAATGCAGAAACCTGGGATTACGATCAGGCCCTGGAAATGGCCAAAAAGGTGCGTTTGATGCTGGCAGGTGGGCTTAATCCTGAAAATGTAGCAGATGCGGTTGCAAAGACACATCCCTATGCCGTAGATGTATCCTCGGGTGTGGAAAAAGCAAAGGGGATTAAGGATATTTCAAAAGTCAAAGCCTTTATCAGGGCCGCAAAATCTGTTTCTATTTGA
- the trpC gene encoding indole-3-glycerol phosphate synthase TrpC: MKGFLNAVVDVKNEEINQAKSKIPLTAIRHDAEYTPAPASFADAMADSTREAVGIIAEVKKASPSKGNIKTDIDVAAYAKAYTQGGARAISVLTESKYFKGTLSDLELVCQNTDLPVLRKDFIFSEYQIYEAKKAGASAVLLITTLLEPAQQAELTLLTRELGMEPLVEINSEFEFEQAYKAQAQVVGINNRNLATLEVDTSVAKRVAKIFPNEIIPVEASGISGRPGIEAGIENRIFNFLVGESIVRSKDPAKFIKTLLGINEEDD, translated from the coding sequence ATGAAAGGATTTCTCAACGCTGTTGTTGATGTTAAAAACGAAGAAATAAACCAGGCCAAAAGCAAAATTCCCTTAACCGCCATTCGCCATGATGCAGAATACACGCCGGCCCCGGCCTCTTTTGCAGATGCCATGGCGGATTCAACCCGTGAAGCGGTGGGTATCATTGCTGAAGTCAAAAAAGCATCGCCTTCCAAGGGGAATATCAAAACCGATATTGACGTGGCCGCTTATGCAAAGGCCTATACCCAAGGAGGGGCAAGGGCCATATCGGTGCTTACGGAATCAAAGTACTTTAAAGGCACGCTGTCCGATCTTGAACTTGTATGTCAAAACACAGATCTACCCGTCCTTCGAAAAGATTTTATCTTTTCTGAATACCAGATTTATGAAGCCAAAAAGGCAGGGGCGTCTGCGGTGCTTTTGATCACCACCCTGCTCGAGCCGGCCCAGCAGGCAGAGCTGACCCTGCTTACCCGGGAGCTTGGCATGGAGCCGCTGGTGGAGATCAATTCAGAGTTTGAATTTGAACAGGCATATAAAGCCCAGGCTCAAGTGGTGGGCATTAACAACAGAAACCTTGCCACCCTTGAGGTGGACACAAGTGTGGCAAAACGTGTAGCAAAAATCTTTCCTAATGAAATCATACCCGTGGAAGCATCGGGCATTTCCGGTCGCCCGGGCATTGAAGCCGGTATTGAAAACCGTATTTTCAATTTCCTTGTGGGAGAGAGCATTGTCCGTTCAAAGGACCCAGCCAAGTTTATCAAAACCCTTCTTGGCATCAACGAAGAGGACGACTAA
- a CDS encoding anthranilate synthase component I family protein: MILDRLPDKDQFIKLAQSANVIPVATRVLADSDTPVSILQKCYEKDKACFLLESVEGGERWGRYSFLGVSAFGHIKIFKTHVLVETRHDTKKIDHDNDPLSVMRDVIKGFTPADIPDLPRFWSGITGYFTYEMVSFFENIDVALPDDAPYGHFIIPEQMIIFDNIKQTLTCLNICYLSKTDDPATVYDNARNNVDTLVKDLGKPLVPETPPHVADTQLVPETPAEEYMAGVKTIKDHIVEGDIFQAVYSQPFSCKTKVDPVLIYRAQRYINPSPYMFFMNFTDRVIAGSSPETMVRLENRVATLRPIAGTRPRGKNEQTDRALADDLLNDEKEKAEHVMLIDLGRNDLGRVAQAGTVQVTDTMVIERYSHVMHLVSNITCDLKEECDAFDLFKATFPAGTLSGAPKIRAMEIIGKLENQQRGVYGGAAGYISFTGNMDFAITIRTAVMENDTLTVQAGAGIVYDSDPETELKECINKAKSVEMALKLALSQSPKG, from the coding sequence ATGATATTAGACAGACTGCCGGATAAAGACCAATTTATCAAACTTGCCCAATCCGCGAATGTCATACCTGTGGCCACAAGAGTGCTTGCAGACAGTGATACGCCCGTATCCATTCTGCAAAAATGCTATGAAAAGGACAAGGCGTGTTTCCTTTTAGAAAGTGTGGAAGGTGGTGAACGGTGGGGCCGATACAGTTTTCTTGGCGTGTCCGCCTTTGGGCATATCAAAATTTTTAAAACTCATGTCCTTGTGGAAACCCGCCACGACACAAAAAAAATTGATCATGACAACGATCCTTTAAGCGTAATGCGGGACGTTATCAAAGGGTTTACCCCTGCCGATATCCCGGATCTGCCACGGTTCTGGAGCGGTATCACCGGCTACTTTACCTATGAGATGGTTTCTTTTTTTGAAAACATTGACGTTGCCCTACCCGACGACGCCCCATACGGCCACTTTATTATTCCCGAGCAGATGATCATCTTTGACAATATCAAACAAACCCTGACCTGCCTGAACATCTGTTACCTGTCCAAAACAGATGATCCGGCCACGGTATATGACAATGCCAGGAATAACGTTGACACGCTTGTGAAAGATTTAGGAAAACCGCTTGTTCCTGAAACCCCTCCCCATGTTGCCGATACACAACTTGTACCTGAAACACCGGCTGAAGAGTACATGGCAGGGGTTAAAACCATCAAGGACCATATTGTAGAGGGAGATATTTTCCAGGCTGTATATTCCCAGCCATTTTCATGCAAAACCAAGGTTGATCCCGTCTTGATCTACAGGGCCCAACGCTATATCAACCCTTCACCTTACATGTTTTTCATGAATTTCACGGACCGGGTCATTGCAGGCTCTTCCCCTGAAACCATGGTACGCCTCGAAAACCGGGTGGCAACCCTTCGACCCATTGCCGGAACAAGGCCCCGGGGCAAAAACGAACAAACGGACCGTGCCCTGGCCGACGATCTGCTCAATGATGAAAAGGAAAAGGCAGAACATGTCATGCTCATTGATCTTGGCCGAAATGACCTTGGCCGGGTGGCCCAGGCCGGCACGGTCCAGGTGACGGACACCATGGTCATTGAACGCTATTCCCATGTCATGCACCTGGTCTCCAATATCACTTGTGATCTGAAAGAGGAATGCGACGCCTTTGATCTTTTCAAGGCCACCTTTCCGGCAGGCACCTTGTCCGGTGCACCCAAAATCCGGGCCATGGAAATCATTGGAAAGCTTGAGAACCAACAACGAGGGGTCTATGGCGGGGCTGCCGGGTATATCTCCTTTACCGGCAACATGGACTTTGCCATTACCATCCGCACCGCTGTCATGGAAAACGACACATTAACCGTCCAGGCAGGGGCCGGCATTGTCTACGATTCAGACCCTGAAACCGAATTAAAAGAATGCATCAACAAGGCCAAAAGTGTTGAAATGGCTTTAAAACTTGCTCTGTCACAAAGCCCAAAAGGATAG